One segment of Cyprinus carpio isolate SPL01 chromosome A17, ASM1834038v1, whole genome shotgun sequence DNA contains the following:
- the LOC109107917 gene encoding tyrosine-protein kinase fyna-like, producing MGCVQCKDKEATKLTDDRETSVSQHAGYRYGADPTPQHYPSFGVTTIPNYNNFHAPVSQGVTVFGGVNSSSHSGTLRSRGGTGVTLFVALYDYEARSEDDLSFRKGEKFQILNSTEGDWWEARSLTTGGTGYIPSNYVAPVDSIQAEDWYFGKLGRKDAERQLLSNGNPRGTFLIRESETTKGAYSLSIQDWDESKGDHVKHYKIRKLDNGGYYITTRAQFETLQQLVHHYSARAAGLCCRLIVPCHKGMPRLADLSVKTKDVWEIPRESLQLIKRLGNGQFGEVWMGTWNGNTKVAVKTLKPGTMSPESFLEEAQIMKKLRHDKLVQLYAVVSEEPIYIVTEYMSKGSLLDFLKDGEGRGLKLPNLVDMAAQVAAGMAYIERMNYIHRDLRSANILVDDSLVCKIADFGLARLIEDNEYTARQGAKFPIKWTAPEAALYGRFTIKSDVWSFGILLTELVTKGRVPYPGMNNREVLEQVERGYRMPCPQDCPSSLHELMLQCWKRDPEERPTFEYLQAFLEDYFTATEPQYQPGDNL from the exons ATGGGCTGTGTGCAATGCAAGGACAAAGAGGCAACCAAACTCACAGACGACAGAGAAACTAGCGTCTCACAGCATGCAGGATATCGATATGGGGCTGATCCGACACCTCAGCACTACCCCAGCTTTGGAGTCACCACTATACCCAACTACAACAACTTCCATGCGCCTGTCAGTCAAGGAGTGACTGTGTTTGGGGGAGTGAACTCTTCTTCACACTCTGGAACGCTACGATCCCGGGGTGGAACAG GAGTAACACTCTTTGTAGCACTTTATGATTATGAGGCAAGGTCAGAGGATGACCTCAGCTTCAGGAAAGGGGAAAAGTTCCAGATTCTAAATAGCAC GGAAGGAGACTGGTGGGAGGCGCGCTCTCTCACTACAGGTGGAACAGGATACATACCCAGTAATTATGTGGCTCCAGTAGACTCTATACAGGCAGAAGA TTGGTATTTTGGAAAACTTGGCCGTAAAGATGCAGAACGGCAACTGTTGTCAAATGGAAATCCCAGAGGCACTTTCCTTATAAGGGAGAGTGAGACCACGAAAG GAGCATATTCATTGTCCATACAGGACTGGGATGAAAGTAAAGGCGACCACGTGAAGCACTACAAGATCCGCAAATTGGACAATGGAGGATATTATATCACCACTAGAGCTCAATTTGAAACACTGCAGCAGCTTGTGCACCATTATTCTG CCCGGGCTGCAGGACTTTGTTGCCGTTTAATAGTCCCATGCCATAAAGGCATGCCCCGCCTTGCTGACCTGTCTGTCAAAACCAAAGATGTATGGGAGATCCCACGGGAGTCACTTCAGCTCATCAAACGATTGGGGAATGGACAGTTCGGAGAGGTCTGGATGG GCACTTGGAATGGCAATACTAAAGTGGCAGTGAAGACCTTGAAACCAGGCACAATGTCCCCAGAGTCGTTCCTGGAGGAGGCTCAGATAATGAAGAAACTGAGGCATGACAAGCTAGTGCAGCTTTATGCGGTCGTCTCTGAAGAACCCATCTACATTGTGACAGAATATATGAGCAAAG GAAGCCTGCTGGATTTCTTGAAGGATGGTGAAGGACGTGGGCTTAAATTGCCAAATTTAGTGGACATGGCCGCTCAG GTTGCTGCAGGCATGGCTTACATTGAAAGGATGAACTACATCCACAGAGATCTCCGGTCTGCCAATATACTTGTTGATGACAGCTTAGTGTGCAAGATTGCAGATTTTGGACTGGCCAGACTAATAGAGGACAATGAATACACAGCACGACAAG GTGCCAAGTTCCCAATCAAGTGGACGGCTCCAGAGGCAGCACTCTACGGAAGGTTTACCATCAAGTCAGACGTGTGGTCATTTGGAATACTACTCACGGAGCTGGTCACCAAAGGACGCGTGCCCTATCCAG GCATGAACAACCGAGAAGTCTTGGAGCAAGTAGAGCGTGGTTACAGGATGCCCTGTCCCCAGGACTGTCCCAGTTCCCTGCACGAGCTCATGCTCCAATGCTGGAAGAGGGATCCCGAGGAGCGGCCCACCTTTGAGTATCTGCAAGCCTTCCTGGAGGATTACTTCACTGCCACTGAACCACAGTACCAACCCGGGGACAACCTCTAA